In Bacteroidota bacterium, the following are encoded in one genomic region:
- a CDS encoding M1 family metallopeptidase — protein sequence MRRWLLLLPVVLVTGTVEGARPERWQQRVRYQMEVTLDPATHRMRGWQRLLYYNHSPDTLRRLFYHLYFNAFQPGSMMDVRNRTITDPDARLERIRRLRPEEYGWHRVRELTQDGSPVSWRLRETVLEVTLNRPLAPGDSTVLEMRFESQVPLQIRRSGRHNAEGVDYSMAQWYPKLVAYDAEGWHPDPYVGREFYGIWGDFEVKIRLPAHYVVGATGVLQNPQEVGHGYAGDPDIDGRPRSPQDTLTWHFLARNVHDFAWVADPEFRHEVVQGPEGIRIHLLYLPEVAPRWRPMRQWVPRILEFCIRTFGPYPYPQLTVAQAGDGGMEYPNIVFITGRRSPMSLLGVTVHEIVHNWFYGLLANNESREAWLDEGFTSWATQEGIAYVLGLKPDHTGSYVAYLRTALSGLEEPMALHSDHFATHQAYTTAAYAKGAVIVEQLRSVIGPEAHAQLMRRYYEAWRFRHPTARDFARLAERVSGMELDWYFMQWLYTTRKLDYAVEHMRRRPLPDGRWAVEVRLRNRDLALAPVDLALRLADGSIQRVHIPQLIQWGHRPLAARERLGDPWRWTDPVYVYRDTLPARPVRVELDPELRLPDYNRLNNVWGRPGPVRWSFLEPVEPGWRHYHVAWRPAFWYASHTGLRLGLDLDGAYLFGDRAISATAWIQSGPLRKPRPGLEAQASASRQLSPYAQSALRWARLWGIMELRWTAQLRHSVLPGPRRGALELMLTYQHAPQSRFRGPGFQWEPRQELTLGLALQESDRFGGGGRLQLEGSNSGLRAMLWRQWVWPLGQDALIGRLLAGSAGSRIAAHKRFLLGLGTPEAQWRNAAYAYLSNAGQPILQDSYAPVHGYGPVGRGASRWQSGTHVLSASLSYVRSAPLGRGELIRPLRLELMGALGALWNGSWRDRLRSAAGWQLEVAAALGYRIREFARLSRWVAQSELLRTLEVTVRLPLLAGHLSEPVLKVQQPYLGLLVAPW from the coding sequence ATGCGTCGATGGCTATTGCTGTTGCCTGTTGTGCTCGTGACGGGGACCGTTGAGGGAGCCCGTCCGGAGCGATGGCAACAGCGGGTTCGCTACCAGATGGAGGTGACCCTAGATCCCGCTACGCACCGGATGCGGGGATGGCAGCGTCTGCTCTATTACAACCACAGTCCAGATACGCTCCGGCGCCTGTTTTATCACCTTTATTTCAACGCCTTTCAGCCGGGTAGCATGATGGACGTACGCAACCGTACCATAACGGATCCGGATGCGCGCCTGGAGCGCATCCGCCGCCTCAGGCCTGAGGAGTACGGCTGGCACCGGGTGCGCGAGCTCACCCAGGACGGCAGTCCGGTATCCTGGCGCCTGCGGGAGACGGTCCTAGAGGTGACGCTGAACCGTCCCCTTGCGCCGGGGGATTCGACCGTGCTTGAGATGCGCTTTGAAAGCCAAGTGCCCCTTCAGATCCGCCGCAGCGGCCGGCACAACGCCGAGGGCGTCGACTATTCCATGGCCCAATGGTACCCGAAGCTTGTCGCCTACGACGCCGAGGGATGGCATCCGGACCCTTATGTGGGCCGGGAGTTTTATGGCATCTGGGGCGATTTCGAGGTGAAGATTCGGCTTCCGGCCCACTACGTGGTCGGGGCCACGGGTGTACTCCAGAACCCCCAGGAGGTGGGACACGGCTATGCGGGCGATCCCGACATCGACGGGCGGCCCCGAAGCCCTCAGGACACGTTGACGTGGCACTTTCTGGCCCGCAACGTGCACGATTTCGCCTGGGTCGCAGACCCCGAATTTCGGCATGAAGTCGTGCAGGGCCCGGAGGGCATCCGGATTCATCTGCTCTATCTGCCCGAGGTAGCCCCGCGATGGCGCCCGATGCGCCAATGGGTGCCGCGCATTTTGGAGTTCTGCATCCGCACCTTCGGCCCGTATCCGTACCCGCAGCTTACGGTTGCTCAGGCCGGAGATGGGGGGATGGAGTATCCGAACATCGTCTTCATCACGGGCCGCCGCAGCCCGATGAGCCTGCTCGGCGTCACGGTGCACGAGATTGTGCACAATTGGTTCTACGGGCTGCTGGCCAACAACGAAAGCCGGGAGGCCTGGCTGGATGAGGGCTTTACGAGCTGGGCTACGCAGGAGGGGATCGCCTACGTGTTGGGTCTTAAGCCGGATCATACGGGTTCGTATGTGGCGTACCTGCGCACCGCCTTAAGCGGTCTGGAGGAGCCCATGGCCCTGCACAGCGATCATTTCGCCACGCATCAGGCCTATACGACGGCGGCTTACGCCAAGGGCGCCGTCATCGTGGAGCAGCTGCGTTCTGTGATCGGACCTGAGGCGCACGCGCAGCTGATGCGCCGCTACTACGAAGCCTGGCGTTTTCGACATCCCACGGCCCGCGATTTCGCCCGCCTGGCTGAGCGCGTAAGCGGCATGGAACTGGACTGGTACTTTATGCAGTGGCTTTACACGACGCGCAAGCTCGATTACGCTGTAGAGCACATGCGTCGTCGGCCGCTCCCGGACGGCCGCTGGGCTGTGGAAGTGCGGCTGCGCAACCGAGACCTGGCGCTGGCTCCGGTGGACTTGGCTTTGCGGCTGGCCGACGGTTCGATTCAGCGGGTCCACATACCCCAGCTCATCCAATGGGGGCACCGGCCCTTGGCTGCCCGAGAACGCCTGGGCGATCCTTGGCGCTGGACGGATCCCGTCTACGTGTACCGGGACACTCTGCCGGCCCGGCCCGTGCGCGTGGAGCTGGATCCTGAGCTTCGGCTGCCGGATTACAACCGGCTCAACAACGTGTGGGGTCGCCCCGGCCCGGTGCGCTGGTCCTTTCTTGAGCCCGTAGAGCCCGGTTGGAGGCACTACCACGTAGCTTGGCGTCCAGCCTTCTGGTACGCCTCGCACACGGGCCTGCGCCTGGGTCTGGATCTGGATGGGGCCTACTTGTTTGGAGATCGCGCCATAAGCGCCACGGCTTGGATCCAGTCGGGTCCCCTCCGCAAGCCGCGGCCCGGCCTAGAGGCGCAGGCGAGCGCAAGCCGGCAGTTAAGCCCCTACGCGCAAAGCGCGCTGCGCTGGGCTCGGCTCTGGGGCATAATGGAGCTGCGCTGGACGGCCCAGCTTCGGCATTCGGTCTTGCCCGGGCCGCGCAGAGGCGCCCTAGAGCTCATGCTCACCTATCAGCACGCCCCTCAGAGCCGCTTTCGGGGTCCGGGCTTTCAATGGGAACCCCGTCAAGAGCTTACGCTGGGGCTCGCCCTGCAGGAGTCGGACCGGTTCGGAGGCGGAGGCCGGCTGCAGCTAGAAGGCTCAAACTCGGGGCTGCGGGCCATGCTGTGGCGGCAATGGGTATGGCCGCTAGGCCAAGATGCGCTCATCGGAAGACTTCTTGCGGGGTCAGCCGGCTCCCGCATTGCAGCCCACAAGCGCTTCCTGCTGGGCCTGGGCACCCCTGAGGCCCAGTGGCGCAACGCGGCTTACGCGTATCTGTCGAACGCCGGCCAGCCGATCCTGCAAGATAGCTACGCGCCCGTACACGGCTACGGGCCCGTCGGGCGCGGAGCAAGCCGGTGGCAAAGCGGCACTCATGTGCTGAGCGCAAGCCTGTCCTATGTACGTTCTGCCCCTCTGGGCAGAGGGGAGCTTATCAGACCGCTTCGGCTTGAGCTTATGGGAGCCCTGGGTGCGCTATGGAATGGCTCCTGGCGCGATCGGCTTCGCTCGGCCGCGGGCTGGCAGCTAGAGGTGGCGGCCGCCCTCGGGTATCGGATCCGCGAGTTTGCCCGCTTGTCGCGATGGGTGGCTCAGTCGGAGCTGCTGCGGACGCTAGAGGTGACGGTGCGCCTGCCCCTGCTAGCCGGGCACCTCTCGGAGCCGGTTCTCAAGGTTCAGCAGCCGTACTTGGGGCTGCTGGTAGCCCCCTGGTAG
- a CDS encoding alpha/beta hydrolase, giving the protein MRDFEAFTIRLEGFRHRFYRAGAPEGRPIVGLHGFGASGRLYRMTAPYWAEAGYTLYALDLLGFGESERPRNICYSLPLYVSLLCAFQEALGIERAPLVAHSLSGKIGLAQALWHPQRLSHLILVAPAGWHPAEKLPLLAHVPGLGTVFRSFFSHPVMAHLLLRLLLPDADPEQRRSHRDTLAALVRSSRWMDLDRWGLRRNLSDRLKTPVTLLWGASDRLLPLRWASRIRKRLPRARVIVVPEAGHLPMREQPEAFVGAVLGAIKLEGEGYVTTQQEPHRGPI; this is encoded by the coding sequence ATGCGGGACTTTGAGGCCTTCACGATAAGGCTTGAGGGCTTCCGCCATCGCTTCTACCGGGCGGGAGCCCCGGAAGGTCGCCCCATCGTTGGTCTTCACGGCTTTGGGGCAAGCGGCCGCCTGTACCGGATGACCGCCCCATACTGGGCCGAGGCCGGCTATACGCTTTATGCGCTTGATCTTTTGGGCTTCGGCGAATCCGAACGGCCTCGGAACATTTGCTACAGCCTTCCGCTATACGTAAGCCTGCTATGCGCTTTTCAAGAGGCGCTGGGCATCGAACGAGCCCCTCTTGTGGCGCACTCGCTGAGCGGAAAAATCGGCTTGGCGCAAGCCCTCTGGCATCCCCAGCGCCTCAGCCACCTGATCCTGGTCGCGCCCGCCGGCTGGCATCCCGCTGAAAAGCTTCCGCTCTTGGCCCACGTGCCCGGGCTGGGCACGGTCTTCAGGAGCTTTTTCTCGCATCCCGTCATGGCCCATCTGCTCCTGCGCCTGCTTTTGCCGGATGCGGACCCCGAACAGCGCCGATCCCATCGGGACACGTTGGCGGCCCTTGTGCGCTCCTCCCGATGGATGGATCTGGATCGCTGGGGCCTGCGCCGCAACCTTTCAGATCGCCTCAAAACGCCCGTAACCCTGCTCTGGGGTGCATCCGATCGGCTGCTGCCCTTGCGCTGGGCAAGCAGGATCCGCAAGCGCCTGCCCAGGGCAAGGGTGATTGTGGTGCCCGAGGCCGGACATCTGCCCATGCGCGAGCAGCCAGAGGCCTTCGTGGGAGCTGTGCTCGGGGCGATCAAGTTAGAGGGCGAAGGGTACGTAACGACGCAACAGGAGCCGCACCGAGGACCGATATGA
- a CDS encoding SAM-dependent chlorinase/fluorinase, which produces MGIRVRMARIITLLTDFGTADYFVGAMKGEILCRAPDVHLVDLSHEIRPHDILHGAFVLRHAYAHFPPETIHVFVVDPGVGSQRRPVAVRANGYYFVGPDNGLLKLLLDESPFEAVVLDRPEWFRPEVSRTFHGRDIFAPVAAHLANGVPLEALGSPIRELTPAQWTRPIRGDAYIVGQILHVDRFGNLITNIRPEDLPPNRTPVFTAKDLRCRGLVPAYAAVDPGQALAIVGSAGFIELAIREGSAAGVFDLKVGQRVLVSWEP; this is translated from the coding sequence ATGGGCATTCGGGTTCGCATGGCTCGCATTATCACGCTGTTAACGGACTTCGGCACCGCCGATTACTTCGTGGGCGCGATGAAGGGGGAGATCCTATGCCGGGCCCCCGATGTGCACCTTGTGGACCTATCGCACGAGATCCGGCCCCATGATATCCTGCACGGAGCCTTCGTGCTGCGGCATGCCTACGCGCACTTTCCCCCCGAGACCATACACGTGTTTGTCGTCGATCCGGGCGTCGGAAGCCAACGGCGTCCCGTAGCCGTGCGGGCCAACGGCTACTACTTCGTAGGCCCCGATAACGGGCTGCTAAAGCTTCTGCTCGATGAGTCGCCCTTTGAGGCCGTCGTGCTCGATCGACCCGAATGGTTTCGGCCCGAAGTCAGCCGAACTTTTCACGGCCGGGATATCTTCGCCCCCGTGGCTGCACATCTGGCCAACGGAGTGCCCCTAGAAGCGCTCGGAAGCCCCATACGGGAGCTTACCCCGGCGCAGTGGACGCGGCCGATTCGCGGCGATGCGTACATAGTGGGCCAGATCTTGCACGTCGATCGCTTCGGCAACCTCATCACCAACATCCGGCCCGAAGACCTCCCCCCAAATCGAACGCCCGTGTTCACCGCCAAAGACCTGCGCTGCCGGGGCCTTGTGCCCGCCTACGCGGCGGTCGATCCGGGACAAGCCCTGGCCATTGTGGGCAGCGCCGGCTTCATCGAACTGGCCATCCGAGAGGGCTCAGCCGCTGGCGTTTTCGACCTTAAGGTGGGCCAGCGCGTTCTGGTGTCCTGGGAGCCATGA
- a CDS encoding right-handed parallel beta-helix repeat-containing protein — MRRIRTRAWILLIVWALLGSTDALLAQTIYYVSPSGHDGADGRSPERAFRTIGKAATVAGPGDTVILLPGVYREVLFPRRSGRPGAPITFRARRLGEVVVTSLEVATGWQLYRGRIYRCPVLPPWEGWEPRQVFENLQPLQRRADLGALNGPGQWAYQNGYLYVRTFDDSHPDTKQIEYDSRDCVVSDGGYRHHIVIENLILRGSNGPAAYEDNRGTVLIWHSSYWTFRNLIIEKSHSDGFVWAYEGQRGLVVEDVVIRDVGMRGMLLQANESRKHVGIILRRLTVTRAKDVGILIRNAENVLIEDLEVSHCGAGGVNLVRTRQVQVQRAIAHHNALLRDDESGFSTFEDVEDVTYSDCVSFSNGIGRDPAVRTRYGAWGFFADRFSRRIQYVRCIAFDNLSAGFQALDAQEVEYLHCTSWGNNTHLPTLMAEFASGWFVNDIPQDNAPTTVRLTNCLAVSTTQTPALKVYGEARSGFRSDYNLWWRADGGPVVRWHESDLSWQAYQAISGQDLHSRYVDPALRPFLVGRNGLSEWQSAFEPPPNSPALDAGRDVGLPYYGAAPDLGAIEVLGTSTLLSRITLEVSRQDDTTAVIRWRVQTDVRFSHLLIERARDQEPFFPVARLRFEPEGRYLDPVPARARIHYRIRLEMGPGQSIYSESRELASVIPTGWSRQSELAVTPNPAFFPNPARNTITVRLQLARTARVQLLLYDVLGRLVGRFLEGTYEAGAHEIRCSPKGLPAGWYLALLLVDGRPSKQQPLLWLGRP, encoded by the coding sequence ATGAGGCGCATTCGAACACGCGCGTGGATCCTGCTTATCGTCTGGGCGCTGTTGGGGTCCACGGATGCCCTGCTGGCGCAGACAATCTATTACGTAAGTCCATCGGGTCACGACGGAGCCGACGGCAGGAGTCCGGAACGGGCCTTTCGCACTATTGGCAAAGCGGCCACTGTGGCCGGCCCGGGGGATACGGTCATCCTGCTACCCGGAGTATACCGGGAGGTGCTCTTTCCGCGGCGAAGCGGCAGACCCGGTGCGCCGATTACGTTTCGAGCCCGTCGGCTGGGGGAGGTCGTCGTAACCTCCCTTGAGGTGGCCACAGGATGGCAACTTTACCGGGGTCGGATTTACCGCTGCCCCGTGCTCCCTCCTTGGGAAGGCTGGGAGCCTCGGCAGGTCTTCGAAAACCTGCAACCCTTGCAGCGCCGAGCCGACCTCGGGGCGCTAAATGGACCCGGGCAGTGGGCCTACCAGAACGGCTACCTGTACGTGCGCACTTTCGACGATAGCCATCCCGACACCAAACAGATCGAATACGACAGCCGGGACTGCGTCGTCAGCGACGGCGGCTATCGGCACCATATCGTGATCGAAAACCTCATCCTGCGGGGCTCAAACGGCCCAGCCGCCTATGAGGACAACCGTGGCACCGTGCTCATCTGGCACTCCAGCTACTGGACCTTTCGAAACCTCATCATCGAGAAAAGCCACAGCGACGGATTTGTGTGGGCCTACGAGGGGCAACGGGGACTAGTGGTCGAGGACGTGGTGATCCGCGACGTGGGGATGCGGGGTATGCTCCTGCAGGCAAACGAGTCCCGCAAACACGTAGGCATTATTTTACGTCGTCTTACCGTTACGCGCGCAAAAGACGTGGGCATCTTGATCCGCAACGCCGAAAACGTGCTTATCGAGGACCTGGAAGTGAGCCACTGCGGAGCTGGGGGCGTAAACCTGGTGCGCACGCGCCAAGTGCAAGTCCAACGCGCCATCGCGCATCACAACGCGCTGCTCCGCGACGACGAATCGGGCTTTTCGACGTTCGAGGACGTTGAGGACGTTACGTACTCAGACTGCGTGTCGTTCTCCAACGGGATCGGCCGTGACCCCGCTGTGCGCACCCGCTACGGAGCCTGGGGGTTCTTTGCGGATCGCTTTAGTCGGCGTATCCAATACGTACGCTGTATCGCCTTTGATAACCTCTCGGCGGGCTTTCAGGCCCTGGACGCGCAAGAGGTGGAGTATTTGCACTGCACCTCTTGGGGTAATAACACGCACCTACCGACTCTGATGGCGGAGTTCGCCTCAGGCTGGTTCGTCAACGACATCCCCCAGGACAACGCCCCGACCACGGTGCGGCTGACGAACTGCCTGGCCGTGAGCACGACCCAAACGCCGGCCCTGAAGGTATACGGCGAAGCCCGATCGGGTTTTCGTTCCGATTACAACCTCTGGTGGCGCGCAGACGGCGGCCCCGTCGTCCGATGGCATGAATCCGACCTATCCTGGCAGGCCTACCAAGCCATAAGCGGACAAGACCTCCACAGCCGATATGTCGATCCCGCATTGCGTCCCTTCTTAGTCGGACGAAACGGCCTATCGGAATGGCAAAGCGCCTTTGAACCTCCCCCCAATAGCCCCGCTCTAGATGCCGGTCGAGACGTAGGCCTTCCCTACTACGGAGCCGCGCCCGATCTGGGCGCAATCGAAGTGCTGGGGACCTCGACCCTCTTGAGCCGGATCACCCTGGAGGTGAGCCGACAAGACGATACGACGGCCGTCATACGCTGGCGCGTTCAAACGGACGTCCGCTTCTCGCACCTTCTTATCGAGCGCGCCCGGGATCAAGAGCCGTTCTTTCCGGTCGCACGGCTACGCTTCGAGCCCGAGGGACGTTATCTTGATCCTGTGCCGGCTAGGGCGCGTATCCATTACCGGATCCGTCTGGAGATGGGCCCAGGGCAATCGATTTACAGCGAATCGCGCGAACTTGCTTCGGTCATCCCGACGGGCTGGTCCCGACAAAGCGAGCTTGCCGTAACTCCAAACCCGGCTTTTTTTCCCAACCCGGCACGAAATACGATAACGGTGCGCCTGCAACTGGCTCGCACCGCCCGGGTGCAGCTGCTCCTCTATGATGTGCTGGGCCGTCTTGTGGGCCGATTCCTAGAGGGCACCTATGAGGCGGGCGCTCATGAGATCCGCTGCTCCCCCAAAGGACTACCCGCAGGGTGGTATCTGGCGCTTCTCCTAGTAGACGGTCGCCCCAGCAAACAGCAGCCGCTTCTATGGTTGGGCCGGCCCTAG
- a CDS encoding HAD hydrolase-like protein encodes MKRLILFDIDGTLLRVRGRSRPLVETILQEVFGRRISAQGYAFAGKTDPQIFRDLARLGGVPEEEIAAGLPEALRRYLVCLAEELRPEHVEVLPGVRALLEGLRARTEVLLGLLTGNLEAGARLKLAAAGLLEYFPRQRKTPNDADPPLLGAFGSDDAERDRLLPIAWARAAAYARRNFTAQETLLVGDTEYDVRCGLPYGVRVLAVATGPYGAEALRQVGAWRVLERLEPPEVALAALLDGTPQDAGL; translated from the coding sequence ATGAAGCGGCTTATTTTGTTCGACATCGACGGAACGCTGCTGCGCGTGCGCGGCCGCAGCCGACCCCTGGTGGAAACGATCCTGCAGGAGGTCTTCGGGCGTCGCATCTCCGCTCAGGGCTACGCGTTTGCGGGCAAGACCGATCCGCAGATCTTCCGGGACCTGGCCCGTCTAGGCGGGGTGCCCGAAGAAGAGATCGCGGCTGGACTGCCGGAGGCCCTCAGGCGATACCTTGTGTGTCTGGCCGAGGAGCTGCGGCCCGAACACGTAGAGGTGCTGCCGGGTGTGCGCGCGCTTTTAGAGGGCCTGCGAGCGCGTACTGAGGTGCTTTTAGGCCTGCTTACGGGCAACCTCGAAGCCGGCGCTCGGCTGAAGTTAGCGGCGGCGGGGCTTTTAGAATACTTTCCGCGACAGCGGAAGACCCCGAACGATGCGGACCCCCCCTTGCTAGGGGCCTTCGGCAGCGACGATGCGGAGCGCGATCGGCTTTTGCCCATCGCTTGGGCCCGCGCCGCCGCCTATGCGCGGCGAAACTTCACGGCCCAAGAAACCCTGCTAGTCGGGGACACCGAATACGACGTACGCTGCGGTCTTCCGTACGGGGTCCGCGTATTGGCCGTGGCCACGGGTCCTTACGGGGCCGAGGCGCTTCGGCAAGTCGGGGCCTGGCGCGTGCTCGAGCGCCTAGAACCTCCCGAAGTGGCGCTCGCTGCGCTGCTAGACGGCACCCCACAGGATGCGGGACTTTGA
- a CDS encoding low molecular weight phosphotyrosine protein phosphatase: protein MNRPIRVLFVCLGNICRSPMAEGIFRKLLREVGLEGRFEVDSAGTGSWHVGEPAHPQTRRILQEHGADFPHRARQFGPEDLEYYDHILVMDKENLRNVLYWDTAAQHEHKVRLLRAFDSDPEDYEVPDPWGQGRKAYEHVYAMLERSCRNLLKVLVAQYALEPLPVQ, encoded by the coding sequence ATGAACCGTCCGATTCGCGTGCTCTTCGTCTGTTTGGGCAACATCTGTCGCAGCCCTATGGCCGAAGGGATCTTTCGCAAGCTCCTTCGGGAGGTCGGCCTGGAGGGGCGCTTCGAGGTAGATTCGGCCGGCACCGGCTCGTGGCACGTCGGCGAGCCTGCGCATCCGCAGACGCGTCGCATCCTGCAGGAGCATGGGGCCGATTTTCCCCATCGAGCCCGGCAGTTCGGCCCGGAGGATCTGGAGTACTACGATCACATTTTGGTCATGGACAAAGAAAACCTGCGGAACGTGCTCTACTGGGATACGGCAGCTCAGCACGAGCACAAGGTGCGCTTGTTGCGCGCATTTGATTCCGATCCCGAAGACTACGAGGTGCCCGATCCCTGGGGCCAAGGGCGCAAGGCCTACGAACACGTATACGCGATGTTAGAGCGTTCCTGTCGGAACCTGCTCAAGGTCCTCGTGGCCCAATACGCCCTAGAACCCCTTCCGGTTCAATAG
- the pgeF gene encoding peptidoglycan editing factor PgeF: MPDLALIRPRLFDELSGYVAAFTTRRGGVSPAPFDTLNLGLNTADAPERVWENRRRVAEALAMPLSCWVTAGQVHGNRVALVRQPGHVPGVDALVTDRPGLLLGVTVADCAAVLLADPEAGVIGAAHAGWRGAASGVLFETLRLMQELGARAERIRAYISPAIGACHFEVGAEVAARFPESVVLPGPNGRAHVDLKRFLGDALLAFGLDPEHLEVSSACTLDDPERFFSHRGAQGRTGRMMGLIGRSA, translated from the coding sequence ATGCCCGATCTGGCGCTCATTCGGCCCCGCTTGTTTGACGAGCTCTCCGGGTACGTGGCCGCCTTCACCACGCGCCGCGGCGGGGTAAGCCCCGCGCCCTTTGATACGCTCAATCTGGGGCTCAACACAGCAGATGCACCCGAACGCGTCTGGGAAAACCGCCGCCGTGTGGCCGAGGCGCTGGCGATGCCCCTTTCTTGTTGGGTCACGGCCGGACAGGTGCACGGAAACCGGGTCGCGCTCGTGCGCCAGCCCGGGCATGTGCCGGGCGTGGACGCTCTTGTAACGGACCGGCCCGGGCTGCTGCTTGGCGTGACCGTGGCCGACTGCGCGGCGGTGCTGCTGGCCGACCCCGAAGCGGGGGTGATCGGCGCGGCTCACGCCGGCTGGCGAGGAGCGGCCTCTGGGGTGCTCTTCGAAACCCTGCGGCTCATGCAAGAGCTAGGCGCTCGGGCCGAGCGGATCCGCGCCTACATCAGCCCGGCGATCGGGGCCTGCCATTTTGAGGTCGGAGCCGAAGTGGCCGCTCGCTTTCCGGAGTCCGTTGTGCTGCCTGGACCCAACGGACGAGCGCACGTGGATCTGAAGCGCTTCTTGGGGGACGCGCTCCTGGCCTTCGGGCTGGATCCAGAGCACCTGGAGGTCTCCTCCGCCTGCACCCTGGACGATCCGGAGCGCTTTTTTTCGCATCGCGGCGCTCAAGGGCGCACCGGACGCATGATGGGCCTCATAGGCCGATCCGCCTAA
- the dcd gene encoding dCTP deaminase, which translates to MIKNDRWIRQMAERGMIEPFEPRQIRRVDGLPVLSYGLSSYGYDIRLSPTEFRVFRRIPGRIVDPKNFDPEHLELAPLHEGPEGKYFILPANSYGLGVSKERLQVPPNVTVLAIGKSTYARCGIIANITPAESGWRGYLTLEFSNASSADCKIYADEGVVQLIFLEGEPCEVTYADREGKYQDQPMRVILPRV; encoded by the coding sequence GTGATCAAAAACGACCGGTGGATCCGGCAGATGGCCGAGCGCGGCATGATCGAGCCCTTCGAGCCCCGTCAGATCCGCCGCGTAGATGGCCTGCCCGTGTTGAGCTATGGGCTTTCCAGCTACGGCTACGACATCCGGCTTAGTCCCACGGAGTTTCGCGTCTTTCGCCGTATCCCAGGCCGGATCGTGGACCCCAAGAACTTCGATCCCGAACACTTGGAGCTAGCCCCTCTGCACGAAGGCCCCGAGGGCAAGTACTTTATCTTGCCCGCCAACTCTTATGGGCTGGGCGTCTCCAAGGAGCGCCTGCAAGTGCCGCCGAACGTCACCGTGCTGGCCATCGGCAAAAGCACCTACGCCCGCTGCGGGATCATCGCCAACATCACGCCTGCGGAAAGCGGCTGGCGCGGATACTTGACGCTGGAGTTCTCGAATGCAAGCTCTGCGGACTGCAAAATCTACGCAGATGAGGGCGTTGTACAGCTGATCTTTCTGGAAGGTGAGCCCTGCGAGGTCACCTACGCCGACCGGGAAGGCAAGTACCAAGATCAGCCCATGCGGGTGATCCTGCCGCGCGTGTAG
- a CDS encoding fructosamine kinase family protein has product MLLAELRACLGGTPRRMRPLRGGCIHTVLAVELEGNETVVVKQNADAPPDHFAAEADGLRRLAATGLVRTPEVLAVHPRGIVLRYIAPGPETDHGWETLGRSLAALHGVRGPGFGYERDNYLGLWPQANGWTADGLAFFRERRLEPLLRTLPLSEQEARAARWLLDHLEELLAGCAEEPVLLHGDLWSGNVHFDAHGRAWLLDPAVYYGWREAELAFTRLFGGFPDRFYRAYEEAHPLKPGFSERMDLYNLYPLLVHWKLFGASYRSSVRLLLRRYVPFAL; this is encoded by the coding sequence GTGCTGCTTGCCGAGCTGCGGGCTTGTCTTGGGGGGACCCCGCGCCGGATGCGCCCCTTGCGAGGGGGCTGCATCCACACCGTGTTGGCCGTGGAGCTTGAGGGAAACGAGACGGTCGTGGTCAAGCAAAACGCCGATGCGCCTCCGGATCATTTTGCGGCCGAAGCCGACGGGCTGCGGCGTCTGGCCGCAACAGGCTTAGTGCGCACGCCCGAAGTGCTGGCGGTGCATCCTCGTGGGATCGTGTTGCGCTATATCGCCCCCGGTCCGGAGACGGATCATGGATGGGAGACTCTGGGTCGGTCTTTGGCCGCGCTTCACGGCGTTCGCGGCCCCGGCTTTGGGTATGAGCGCGACAACTACCTGGGGCTCTGGCCTCAAGCGAATGGGTGGACGGCCGACGGCTTGGCGTTTTTCCGGGAGCGCCGCCTGGAGCCCCTCCTGCGGACGCTGCCCTTGTCGGAGCAAGAGGCGCGGGCGGCGCGGTGGCTATTGGATCACCTGGAGGAGCTACTTGCGGGGTGCGCCGAGGAGCCCGTGCTTTTGCACGGGGATTTGTGGTCGGGCAATGTACACTTCGACGCCCACGGGCGGGCCTGGTTGCTGGATCCGGCCGTTTATTACGGCTGGCGGGAGGCGGAGTTGGCCTTCACGCGTCTTTTCGGAGGGTTCCCGGATCGGTTTTATCGCGCCTACGAAGAGGCGCATCCCCTTAAGCCGGGCTTCTCGGAGCGCATGGACCTGTACAATCTGTATCCCCTCTTGGTGCACTGGAAGCTCTTCGGCGCCTCATATCGGTCCTCGGTGCGGCTCCTGTTGCGTCGTTACGTACCCTTCGCCCTCTAA